One genomic region from Pseudoduganella dura encodes:
- a CDS encoding porin, with translation MKNTLIAAAIGACTTAAALPAQAQSSVSVYGLIDGAVEHYTNADAAGNGVTRSPSLGGGMFPSRIGFKGSEDLGGGLKAIFTLENGFAPDSGTINQGGRLFGRQAWVGLAGSWGQVTIGRNYNMLYVSSFDVDVFGPSQYGLGALDPAVPNGRSDNSVAYKGTFDGVTLGATYSLGRDTSAAGGASGTNCAGESATDAQACREWSALLRYDQPSWAVVAAYDRIHGSPTAANGLNTSDKTDSRLHVAGLVKGEGWKVGGGVLLRDNDGSATQPKSRLYYLGAAYNVTPLLTVDGQIGKLDYRATGNDTKQALVRATYLLSTRTAVYVAGGRLDNDGTAAVALSAGGSVGAGLSQTGIITGIKHSF, from the coding sequence ATGAAAAACACCCTGATCGCCGCCGCCATCGGCGCTTGCACGACGGCCGCCGCGCTGCCGGCGCAGGCGCAGAGTTCCGTCAGTGTCTACGGCCTGATCGATGGCGCCGTCGAGCACTACACCAACGCCGACGCGGCCGGCAACGGCGTCACCCGCAGCCCGAGCCTGGGCGGCGGCATGTTCCCGTCCCGTATCGGTTTCAAGGGCAGCGAAGACCTCGGCGGCGGCCTGAAGGCCATCTTCACGCTGGAGAACGGCTTCGCGCCCGATTCCGGCACCATCAACCAGGGCGGCCGGCTGTTCGGCCGCCAGGCATGGGTGGGCCTGGCCGGCAGCTGGGGCCAGGTGACGATCGGCCGCAACTACAACATGCTGTATGTGTCGTCGTTCGATGTCGATGTGTTCGGCCCGTCGCAGTATGGCCTGGGTGCGCTCGATCCGGCCGTGCCGAACGGCCGCAGCGACAATTCCGTCGCCTACAAGGGCACGTTCGACGGCGTCACGCTGGGCGCGACCTACAGCCTGGGGCGCGACACGTCGGCCGCCGGTGGCGCCTCGGGCACCAACTGCGCCGGCGAATCGGCCACCGATGCGCAGGCCTGCCGCGAATGGTCGGCGCTGCTGCGCTACGACCAGCCCTCCTGGGCGGTCGTGGCCGCCTACGACCGCATCCACGGCAGCCCCACGGCCGCCAACGGCCTGAACACGAGCGACAAGACCGACAGCCGCCTGCACGTGGCCGGCCTGGTCAAGGGCGAAGGCTGGAAGGTGGGCGGCGGCGTGCTGCTGCGCGATAACGACGGTTCCGCCACGCAGCCGAAAAGCCGCCTGTATTACCTGGGCGCCGCGTACAACGTGACGCCGCTGCTGACGGTCGACGGCCAGATCGGCAAGCTGGACTACCGCGCCACCGGCAACGACACGAAGCAGGCGCTGGTGCGCGCCACGTATCTGCTGTCGACGCGCACCGCCGTCTACGTGGCCGGCGGCCGGCTCGACAACGACGGCACCGCCGCCGTCGCCCTTTCCGCCGGCGGCTCCGTCGGCGCCGGGCTGTCGCAGACCGGCATCATCACCGGCATCAAGCACTCGTTCTGA
- a CDS encoding DUF3325 domain-containing protein yields the protein MNAAIFFTIAALGAAAAGFGALGLAMDRHWEAIHGRGNMPAPGVRRMLQLGGGAALLVSLWCCLAARDTGQAIVLWCGVLSVAAWGAVAMMTYAAQHARRTAAGAAVVACATAALALVVR from the coding sequence ATGAATGCCGCCATCTTCTTCACCATCGCCGCGCTGGGCGCCGCGGCCGCCGGCTTCGGCGCGCTGGGCCTGGCCATGGACCGCCACTGGGAAGCGATCCACGGCCGCGGCAACATGCCCGCGCCGGGCGTGCGCCGGATGCTGCAACTGGGCGGCGGCGCCGCGCTGCTGGTCTCGCTGTGGTGCTGCCTGGCGGCGCGCGACACGGGCCAGGCGATCGTGCTGTGGTGCGGCGTGCTGTCGGTGGCCGCGTGGGGCGCGGTGGCCATGATGACGTACGCCGCGCAACACGCTCGGCGCACGGCCGCCGGCGCCGCCGTCGTTGCCTGCGCCACCGCCGCGCTGGCACTGGTAGTGCGCTGA
- a CDS encoding choline sulfate utilization transcriptional regulator translates to MTTDVPLQSLVLFASAVRHLNFTQVAEEYGTTQPAVSQRIAALEKHLGTALFRRAHRGVALTPEGAALYDSVCDHLAAIQTAVERVRTRKLREVLTVATDFAFANFWLMPRLAAFQELRPELDVRIVTSQNGFDIRGEPVDLAISFGTGHWPGCNAQRLLPEVVVPVCSPALLARHGPATAHDVMRMPLLHLESSGPVRWLTWQDWGLGHGVAEAGQGQSLTLGNYPLVIQAAVSGRGVALGWRPLVDDLLRDGQLASPPLPELATPRGYYLVRPHGREAGRALDSLRDWIVAECAQSTGTGAGAAA, encoded by the coding sequence ATGACAACCGATGTGCCGCTGCAAAGCCTGGTGCTGTTCGCATCCGCCGTGCGCCACCTGAATTTCACGCAGGTGGCGGAGGAGTACGGCACCACGCAGCCGGCCGTCAGCCAGCGGATCGCGGCGCTGGAAAAGCACCTGGGCACGGCGCTGTTCCGCCGCGCGCATCGCGGCGTGGCGCTGACGCCGGAGGGCGCCGCGCTGTACGACTCGGTGTGCGATCACCTGGCCGCGATCCAGACGGCGGTCGAGCGCGTGCGCACGCGCAAGCTGCGCGAAGTGCTGACGGTGGCCACCGATTTCGCGTTCGCCAATTTCTGGCTGATGCCGCGGCTGGCCGCGTTCCAGGAGCTCAGGCCGGAGCTGGACGTGCGAATCGTCACGTCGCAGAACGGGTTCGATATCCGCGGCGAGCCGGTCGACCTGGCGATCTCGTTCGGCACCGGCCACTGGCCCGGCTGCAATGCGCAGCGGCTCCTGCCCGAAGTGGTGGTGCCGGTCTGCAGCCCGGCACTGCTGGCGCGCCATGGGCCGGCCACGGCGCACGATGTGATGCGGATGCCGCTGCTGCACCTGGAAAGCAGCGGCCCGGTGCGCTGGCTGACGTGGCAGGACTGGGGCCTGGGCCATGGCGTGGCGGAGGCGGGGCAGGGCCAGAGTCTCACGCTCGGGAATTACCCGCTGGTGATCCAGGCCGCGGTGTCCGGCCGCGGCGTGGCGCTGGGCTGGCGCCCGCTGGTCGACGACCTGTTGCGCGACGGCCAACTGGCCAGCCCGCCGCTGCCGGAGCTGGCCACGCCGCGCGGCTACTACCTGGTGCGCCCTCATGGCCGCGAGGCGGGAAGGGCGCTCGACAGCCTGCGCGACTGGATCGTGGCGGAATGCGCGCAAAGTACGGGCACGGGCGCGGGCGCGGCGGCCTGA
- the betC gene encoding choline-sulfatase, which produces MNAPRQPNILIVIADQLTPRALAAYGNRVTRTPHLDRLAAQGVVFDSAYCNSPLCAPSRYSLMTGQLPSSHGGYDNAAALSSEAVTFGHYLRRAGYRTILAGKMHFIGADQLHGFEERLTTDIYPADFTWTPDWEQPGVRPDWYHNMGSVADAGPCVRTNQLDFDDEVVYATRQKLFDLARDADQRPFCLTVSLTHPHDPYAISRDYWDLYCDDEIDPPRVPATPADEDAHSRRLRAVIDIDRVPVDAGQARAARRAYYGAISYVDEQVGKLLRTLEETGRADDTIVVFTSDHGDMLGERNLWYKMTFFEPSARVPLIVHAPPRFAARRVGESVSHVDLLPTLLDLARAGPPLETAGRSLLPHLEGRGGHDEAAAEYTAEGALAPIVMLRRGPWKFVHSPSDPDQLYHLADDPDELRNLAPAPGRHAGALESLRADAARRWDLPALHRRVLASQRRRRLIGAANALGVHHAWDYEPPRDASRKYIRRHLDLDSLEARARFPSIHGEKP; this is translated from the coding sequence ATGAACGCACCACGCCAACCGAATATCCTGATCGTGATCGCCGACCAGCTGACGCCCCGCGCGCTGGCCGCCTACGGCAACCGGGTCACGCGCACGCCCCACCTCGACCGCCTCGCCGCACAAGGCGTGGTGTTCGATTCCGCGTACTGCAACTCGCCGCTGTGCGCGCCGTCGCGCTATTCGCTGATGACGGGCCAGCTGCCTTCGAGCCACGGCGGCTACGACAACGCCGCCGCGCTGTCGTCCGAAGCGGTGACCTTCGGCCACTACTTGCGCCGGGCCGGCTACCGCACGATCCTGGCCGGCAAGATGCACTTCATCGGCGCCGACCAGCTGCACGGCTTCGAGGAACGCCTGACCACCGACATCTACCCGGCCGACTTCACTTGGACGCCGGACTGGGAACAGCCCGGCGTGCGGCCCGACTGGTACCACAACATGGGTTCGGTGGCCGACGCCGGCCCGTGCGTGCGCACCAACCAGCTCGACTTCGACGACGAGGTGGTGTACGCCACGCGCCAGAAACTGTTCGACCTGGCGCGCGATGCCGACCAGCGCCCGTTCTGCCTGACCGTCTCGCTGACGCACCCGCACGATCCGTATGCCATCTCGCGTGACTACTGGGACCTGTATTGCGACGACGAGATCGACCCGCCGCGCGTGCCGGCCACCCCGGCGGACGAAGACGCCCACTCGCGCCGCCTGCGCGCGGTGATCGACATCGACCGCGTACCGGTCGACGCCGGGCAGGCGCGCGCCGCGCGCCGCGCCTACTACGGTGCCATCTCGTATGTCGACGAACAGGTCGGCAAGCTGCTGCGCACGCTGGAAGAAACCGGCCGGGCGGACGACACGATCGTCGTCTTCACCTCCGACCATGGCGACATGCTGGGCGAGCGCAACCTCTGGTACAAGATGACGTTCTTCGAGCCATCCGCGCGGGTGCCGCTGATCGTGCACGCGCCACCGCGCTTCGCGGCGCGGCGCGTGGGCGAATCCGTCTCCCACGTCGACCTGCTGCCGACGCTGCTCGACCTGGCGCGGGCCGGGCCGCCGCTGGAAACGGCCGGCCGCAGCCTGCTGCCGCACCTGGAAGGCCGCGGCGGCCACGACGAAGCGGCGGCCGAATACACGGCCGAAGGCGCACTGGCACCGATCGTGATGCTGCGCCGCGGCCCCTGGAAGTTCGTGCATTCGCCGTCCGACCCGGATCAGCTGTACCACCTCGCCGACGACCCGGATGAACTGCGCAACCTGGCGCCCGCCCCCGGCCGCCACGCCGGTGCGCTGGAAAGCCTGCGCGCCGACGCGGCGCGCCGCTGGGACCTGCCGGCCCTGCACCGCCGCGTGCTGGCCAGCCAGCGCCGCCGGCGGCTGATCGGCGCGGCCAATGCGCTGGGCGTCCACCACGCCTGGGATTACGAACCGCCACGCGATGCCAGCCGCAAGTACATCCGCCGCCACCTCGACCTCGATTCGCTGGAGGCGCGGGCGCGTTTCCCGTCCATCCACGGAGAAAAACCATGA
- a CDS encoding glycine betaine ABC transporter substrate-binding protein, whose amino-acid sequence MKRFLMIATLACAATATVHAAGAPAVDAPSCRVVKMADPGWTDIAATNALAGIVLESLGYEQKVLPLSVPITYAGLQKNQVDVFLGNWMPAQRTLVEPLLKSGAVEQVRANLPQAKFTLAVPEHVARAGVRTFADLAKHADRFQRRIYGIESGAPANAVIKKLLAAKSHGLEGWTLVESSEQGMLSQVARAARSNDWIVFLAWEPHQMNNTFKLVYLDGGAADFGPASVHTVTRKGYRAACPNASRLFAQIEFTAPLEHAIIADVTAKKDTARASALRQLKAQPALLERWLAGVTTLAGTDAKAAVLARLANP is encoded by the coding sequence ATGAAGCGCTTCCTGATGATCGCCACGCTGGCCTGTGCCGCTACCGCCACCGTCCATGCCGCCGGCGCCCCTGCCGTTGATGCACCATCGTGCCGCGTGGTGAAAATGGCCGATCCGGGCTGGACGGATATCGCCGCCACCAATGCGCTGGCCGGCATCGTGCTTGAATCGCTGGGCTATGAGCAGAAGGTGCTGCCACTGTCGGTGCCGATCACGTATGCCGGGCTGCAGAAGAACCAGGTCGACGTCTTCCTGGGCAACTGGATGCCGGCCCAGCGCACGCTGGTCGAGCCGCTGCTGAAAAGCGGCGCGGTGGAGCAGGTTCGCGCCAACCTGCCGCAGGCGAAATTCACGCTGGCGGTGCCGGAGCACGTGGCCCGCGCCGGCGTGCGCACGTTCGCCGACCTGGCGAAGCATGCCGACAGGTTCCAGCGCAGGATCTACGGCATCGAATCCGGCGCGCCGGCCAACGCGGTGATCAAGAAGCTGCTGGCCGCGAAAAGCCACGGCCTGGAGGGCTGGACGCTCGTCGAATCGAGCGAGCAAGGGATGCTGAGCCAGGTGGCGCGCGCCGCCCGGAGCAACGACTGGATCGTGTTCCTCGCATGGGAGCCGCACCAGATGAACAACACGTTCAAGCTCGTCTACCTGGACGGCGGAGCCGCCGATTTCGGCCCGGCCAGCGTGCACACCGTCACGCGCAAGGGCTACCGCGCCGCGTGCCCGAACGCGTCAAGGCTGTTCGCGCAGATCGAATTCACGGCGCCGCTGGAGCACGCGATCATCGCCGACGTGACGGCGAAAAAGGATACCGCCCGCGCCTCCGCCCTGCGCCAGCTGAAAGCGCAGCCGGCGCTGCTGGAGCGCTGGCTGGCGGGCGTGACGACGCTGGCGGGCACCGATGCGAAGGCCGCCGTGCTGGCCCGCCTGGCGAACCCCTGA
- a CDS encoding TonB-dependent receptor, producing MSAPSRTPRLKPLTLLVLQACAGAAFAAPEPAPEPAFRTEPPIETVFVQGQVRQVQNITRKDLQQATPGTSPLKTLEKLPGVSFQSADPFGAYEWSTHISIRGFAQNQLGFTLDGIPLGDMSYRNHNGLHISRAVSSENIGSVTVSQGAGALATASTSNLGGAVAFTTRGPQDAAGVQLAQTFGTERTSRTFVRYDTGLLSTGTKAYLSATRQRADKWKGDGGQDQDQFNAKVEQELGRHVASAFFNYSERTETDYQDLSFDSVRRLGYGWDNYAPDWHRAVDAANGNYTGGVTNLDDAYYLGRGIRHDWLTGAKLELKPADGVRLDTTVYGHRNRGESHWYTPYTPSSATVPISVRAQEYGIERVGVVSDLTWEIGNHTVTAGAWGERSTHSWSRAFHAVSGPEDTSHFLDNPFSTVIAQRFTTKTRQFYVQDSVAALQERLKLNFGFKSTRATIDGDNDIGGRAAGTLEASKKFLPQAGLTFAVTPQAELFTSWSKNLHAHTAGADGPFSQTQAAFDLSKRTLKPETSTTVDLGVRAKNGNVQGSVALYAAEFEDRQLNVATCTGIVGCPTTLTNVGKVETRGLEAAVDWKLAPQWKWFNSFTYNRSEYKDAPLYYEGTAAIDVNGRRVVDAPRVLFNTELSFEQAGWFARVDGKYTGKRYYTYLNDSPVPSYWIANASAGYKLGVAGPFRDAAIQLNVTNLFDRKYFATIGTNGFASSDPSGTFATMLAGAPRAAFLSLSGKL from the coding sequence ATGTCCGCCCCGTCCAGAACGCCCCGCCTGAAACCCCTGACCCTGCTGGTGCTGCAGGCATGTGCCGGCGCCGCCTTCGCCGCGCCCGAGCCGGCACCCGAGCCGGCCTTCCGCACCGAGCCGCCGATCGAAACCGTGTTTGTGCAGGGCCAGGTGCGCCAGGTGCAGAACATCACGCGCAAGGACCTGCAGCAGGCCACGCCCGGCACCAGCCCCCTGAAAACGCTGGAAAAGCTGCCCGGCGTGTCGTTCCAGTCGGCCGACCCGTTCGGCGCCTACGAATGGTCGACGCATATTTCCATCCGGGGTTTCGCGCAGAACCAGCTGGGCTTCACGCTGGACGGCATTCCGCTGGGCGACATGAGCTACCGTAACCACAACGGCCTGCACATCAGCCGCGCCGTCTCGTCGGAAAACATCGGCAGCGTGACGGTCTCGCAGGGTGCCGGCGCCCTGGCCACGGCGTCGACCAGCAACCTGGGCGGCGCGGTGGCGTTCACCACGCGCGGCCCGCAAGATGCCGCCGGCGTGCAGCTGGCGCAAACCTTCGGCACCGAACGCACGTCGCGCACCTTCGTGCGGTACGACACCGGCCTGCTGTCGACCGGCACGAAAGCCTACCTGTCCGCCACGCGCCAGCGCGCCGACAAGTGGAAGGGCGATGGCGGCCAGGACCAGGACCAGTTCAACGCGAAGGTGGAGCAGGAACTGGGCCGGCATGTGGCGAGCGCCTTCTTCAACTATTCCGAGCGCACCGAGACCGATTACCAGGACCTGTCGTTCGATTCCGTGCGCCGCCTCGGCTACGGCTGGGACAACTACGCGCCGGACTGGCACCGCGCCGTCGACGCCGCCAACGGCAACTACACCGGCGGCGTGACCAACCTGGACGATGCCTACTACCTGGGCCGCGGCATCCGTCACGACTGGCTGACGGGCGCGAAGCTGGAACTGAAACCGGCCGACGGCGTGCGCCTCGATACCACCGTGTACGGCCACCGCAACCGCGGCGAGAGCCACTGGTACACGCCGTACACCCCGTCATCCGCCACGGTGCCGATCTCGGTGCGCGCGCAGGAATACGGCATCGAGCGCGTGGGCGTCGTCAGCGACCTGACGTGGGAAATCGGCAACCACACGGTCACGGCCGGCGCCTGGGGCGAGCGCAGCACGCACTCGTGGTCGCGCGCGTTCCACGCCGTGTCCGGCCCGGAAGACACGTCGCACTTCCTCGACAACCCGTTCTCCACCGTGATCGCCCAGCGTTTCACGACGAAGACGCGCCAGTTCTACGTGCAGGACAGCGTGGCGGCCCTGCAGGAGCGCCTGAAGCTGAACTTCGGCTTCAAGAGCACCAGGGCAACCATCGACGGTGACAACGACATCGGCGGCCGCGCCGCCGGCACGCTGGAAGCATCGAAGAAATTCCTGCCGCAGGCCGGCCTGACGTTCGCGGTGACGCCGCAGGCGGAGCTGTTCACGTCGTGGTCGAAGAACCTGCATGCCCACACCGCCGGCGCCGACGGCCCGTTCTCGCAGACGCAGGCGGCATTCGACCTGTCGAAGCGGACGCTGAAGCCGGAAACCTCCACGACGGTGGACCTGGGCGTGCGCGCGAAGAACGGCAATGTGCAGGGCTCCGTCGCCCTCTACGCGGCCGAGTTCGAGGACCGGCAGCTGAACGTGGCCACCTGCACCGGCATCGTCGGCTGCCCCACCACGCTGACCAACGTGGGCAAGGTGGAGACCCGCGGCCTGGAAGCGGCGGTGGACTGGAAACTGGCGCCGCAATGGAAATGGTTCAACTCGTTCACGTACAACCGTTCCGAGTACAAGGATGCGCCGCTGTACTACGAGGGCACGGCCGCGATCGACGTCAACGGCAGGCGCGTGGTCGATGCGCCGCGCGTGCTGTTCAACACCGAGCTGTCGTTCGAGCAGGCCGGCTGGTTCGCCCGCGTCGACGGCAAGTACACGGGCAAGCGCTATTACACGTACCTGAACGACAGTCCGGTGCCGTCGTACTGGATCGCCAATGCGTCGGCCGGCTACAAGCTCGGCGTGGCCGGCCCGTTCAGGGATGCGGCGATCCAGCTGAACGTAACGAACCTGTTCGACAGGAAGTACTTCGCCACGATCGGCACCAACGGCTTCGCCAGTTCCGATCCGTCCGGCACGTTCGCAACGATGCTGGCGGGCGCGCCGCGCGCGGCATTCCTGTCGCTGAGCGGCAAACTGTAA
- a CDS encoding MarR family winged helix-turn-helix transcriptional regulator encodes MSPPSEKAGDSASAVFEAIHSIMHQYRAQQYRVLRDGPHDLTHMEGKVLGYFAHHPGATQSDLIARSGRDKAQLARLVRGLRDKGLLDAVVDEADRRSTRLHVTEEGKAIARNLQRGGERLAQVAAAGLDEAERRQLLALLEKVRATLDAQP; translated from the coding sequence ATGTCCCCACCCAGCGAAAAAGCCGGCGACAGCGCCAGCGCCGTCTTCGAAGCGATCCATTCGATCATGCACCAGTACCGCGCGCAACAGTACCGCGTGCTGCGCGACGGTCCGCACGACCTGACGCACATGGAAGGCAAGGTGCTGGGCTACTTTGCCCACCACCCGGGGGCGACGCAGAGCGACCTGATCGCCCGTTCCGGCCGCGACAAGGCGCAGCTGGCGCGGCTGGTGCGCGGCCTGCGCGACAAGGGATTGCTCGATGCCGTGGTCGACGAGGCCGATCGCCGCAGCACGCGGCTGCACGTGACGGAAGAGGGCAAGGCCATCGCGCGCAACCTGCAGCGGGGCGGCGAACGCCTGGCGCAGGTGGCCGCGGCGGGCCTCGACGAGGCGGAGCGCCGGCAGCTGCTGGCTCTGCTGGAAAAGGTGCGCGCCACGCTCGACGCGCAGCCGTAG
- a CDS encoding siderophore-interacting protein codes for MDTADRPAADAPSRVQRVRHELKRRDVEVVKVERLGAHFVAVTFRGEELADFVSASFDDHVKFMFDDEAGEPVRRDYTPRRYDREARELTIEFALHGEGKASTWARRATVGQRATIGGPRGSMIIPADYAWHLLAGDATALPAIRRRMEELPADVRAIVVVACDEPVILASAARLDVWQVPDGAALVEAIRAMPLPAGDAFVWFGGEASIAATVRDVVHGEKGFPRSASRISAYWKQGASDHHEDL; via the coding sequence ATGGATACAGCGGACAGACCGGCGGCGGATGCGCCGAGCCGGGTGCAGCGCGTGCGGCACGAACTGAAGCGGCGCGATGTCGAGGTGGTGAAGGTGGAACGGCTCGGCGCGCATTTCGTGGCCGTCACGTTCCGCGGCGAGGAACTGGCCGACTTCGTTTCGGCGTCGTTCGACGACCACGTGAAGTTCATGTTCGACGACGAAGCGGGCGAGCCGGTTCGCCGCGATTACACGCCGCGCCGCTACGACCGCGAAGCGCGCGAACTGACGATCGAATTCGCATTGCATGGCGAAGGCAAGGCGTCGACATGGGCGCGCCGGGCCACGGTGGGGCAGCGCGCCACGATCGGCGGCCCGCGCGGGTCGATGATCATCCCGGCCGACTACGCGTGGCACCTGCTGGCCGGCGACGCCACCGCGCTGCCGGCGATCCGGCGCCGCATGGAAGAGCTGCCGGCGGACGTGCGCGCGATCGTCGTCGTCGCATGCGACGAACCCGTTATCCTGGCCAGCGCCGCGCGGCTCGACGTGTGGCAGGTGCCCGATGGCGCCGCGCTGGTGGAAGCGATCCGCGCGATGCCGCTGCCGGCCGGAGACGCCTTCGTGTGGTTCGGCGGCGAGGCATCGATCGCGGCGACGGTGCGCGACGTGGTGCATGGCGAGAAAGGCTTCCCGCGCAGCGCCAGCCGGATTTCGGCTTACTGGAAGCAGGGCGCTTCCGATCACCACGAGGATCTTTGA
- a CDS encoding iron transporter encodes MQAQPTMAPVPAKPKKPGPGWRYRAGVAVRALAAIAGGYALSAAWAAALALTLPAVRVEAALTATMLALAIYPCAAMWCFGARTAPRAVAGLLIAGALPAAILLLSKGAA; translated from the coding sequence ATGCAAGCACAACCGACCATGGCGCCCGTTCCCGCCAAACCGAAAAAACCGGGGCCCGGCTGGCGTTACCGCGCCGGCGTGGCCGTGCGCGCGCTGGCCGCGATCGCCGGCGGCTATGCGCTGTCCGCCGCATGGGCCGCGGCACTGGCGCTGACCCTGCCGGCGGTGCGCGTGGAGGCGGCATTGACGGCGACGATGCTGGCGCTGGCGATCTATCCGTGCGCGGCGATGTGGTGCTTCGGCGCGCGCACCGCGCCGCGCGCCGTTGCCGGCCTGCTCATCGCCGGGGCGCTGCCGGCCGCCATCCTGCTGCTGTCGAAGGGGGCCGCATGA
- a CDS encoding PepSY-associated TM helix domain-containing protein, whose product MKEGIRQSMAWLHTWSGLLVGWVLFMVFAAGTASYFRDEITLWMKPELHTAAHAQVPQAVALAHAVDTLQDKAPHSPRWFITMPAGREPALRAGYTAPRGENSGGQKKGGRRGVKSVMLDPATGAELSTPRETRGGDFFYRLHFDLHYMPVLWARWIVGACAMFMLVAILSGIVTHKRIFKDFFTFRPRKGQRSWLDFHNVSAVLALPYHLMITYTGLLTLMFMYFPQGIEAAYKEDKPDTFFAELFGGPLADAEAARVKAPLAPLGPMVEQASRAWHGAPAGRVTVDFPNDANATVTITQQTGHGISSEVPSLTFNGVTGSLVPRPETGKGAAAATRGVMVGLHIARFADPLARWLFFISGLAGCAMVATGLLLWAVKERPKHAKAGRTGFGLRLVDGLNIGAVAGLPLAMAVFFWANRLIETGTLQRPDAEIRWFFTAWCIAAIAALAKPGRPMWRLQLLLGGLAFVLLPLLNGMTGGAHLGTSIAHGLWPVAGFDIVTLLLGAFLLYCSHYLGKRKKAPQAAGIPLKTEPESRLAGSNA is encoded by the coding sequence ATGAAAGAGGGCATCCGCCAGTCGATGGCATGGCTGCACACCTGGTCGGGCCTGCTGGTGGGCTGGGTGCTGTTCATGGTGTTCGCGGCCGGCACCGCCAGTTATTTCCGCGACGAGATCACGCTGTGGATGAAGCCCGAGCTGCACACCGCCGCGCACGCGCAGGTGCCGCAGGCGGTGGCGCTGGCGCACGCCGTGGATACGCTGCAGGACAAGGCGCCGCACAGCCCGCGCTGGTTCATCACGATGCCTGCCGGACGGGAACCGGCGCTGCGCGCCGGCTACACGGCGCCCAGGGGAGAGAACAGCGGCGGGCAGAAAAAAGGCGGCCGGCGCGGCGTCAAGAGCGTGATGCTCGACCCGGCCACGGGCGCGGAACTGTCCACGCCGCGCGAAACCCGCGGCGGCGATTTCTTCTACCGCCTGCACTTCGACCTGCACTACATGCCGGTGCTGTGGGCACGCTGGATCGTGGGCGCCTGCGCGATGTTCATGCTGGTGGCGATCCTGTCGGGCATCGTCACGCACAAGCGCATCTTCAAGGACTTCTTCACGTTCCGGCCCAGGAAGGGCCAGCGCTCGTGGCTCGACTTCCACAACGTCTCGGCCGTGCTGGCGCTGCCGTACCACCTGATGATCACGTACACGGGACTGCTCACGCTGATGTTCATGTACTTCCCGCAGGGGATCGAGGCGGCCTACAAGGAGGACAAGCCGGACACCTTCTTCGCCGAGCTGTTCGGCGGCCCGCTGGCGGATGCCGAAGCGGCCCGCGTGAAGGCGCCGCTGGCACCGCTGGGGCCGATGGTCGAGCAGGCCAGCCGCGCGTGGCACGGCGCGCCGGCCGGCAGGGTGACGGTCGATTTCCCGAACGACGCCAACGCCACCGTGACGATTACGCAGCAAACCGGCCACGGCATCAGCAGCGAAGTACCGTCGCTGACGTTCAATGGCGTGACCGGCAGCCTGGTGCCCCGGCCGGAGACCGGCAAGGGCGCCGCCGCCGCGACGCGCGGCGTGATGGTCGGCCTGCACATCGCCCGCTTCGCCGATCCGCTGGCGCGCTGGCTGTTCTTCATCTCCGGCCTGGCCGGCTGCGCGATGGTCGCCACGGGCCTGCTGCTGTGGGCCGTGAAGGAACGCCCGAAACATGCGAAAGCCGGCCGCACCGGCTTCGGCCTGCGTCTCGTCGATGGCCTGAACATCGGCGCCGTGGCCGGCCTGCCGCTGGCGATGGCCGTGTTCTTCTGGGCCAACCGGCTGATCGAAACGGGCACGCTGCAACGGCCGGATGCGGAGATCCGCTGGTTCTTCACGGCGTGGTGCATTGCGGCCATTGCCGCGCTGGCGAAACCGGGCCGCCCGATGTGGCGCCTCCAGCTGCTGCTGGGCGGCCTCGCGTTCGTACTGCTGCCGCTGCTGAACGGCATGACCGGCGGCGCGCACCTCGGCACCAGCATCGCGCACGGCCTGTGGCCGGTGGCGGGCTTCGACATCGTGACGCTGCTGCTGGGCGCATTCCTGCTGTACTGCAGCCACTACCTCGGCAAGCGGAAAAAGGCCCCGCAGGCCGCCGGGATCCCATTGAAAACCGAACCCGAGTCCAGGCTCGCCGGGAGCAACGCATGA